In the genome of Bacillus sp. S3, one region contains:
- a CDS encoding YppG family protein: MFGTKRPKHHVNYGYSGQMMHQVPIGQQWNQQYSNYRNQQPMPYQSQPQYYDWMAIQQQNPYYPQGMQQYAQSLQPGFASQNVSYPNQQYTQKDSQFLFQNPLQPKDQPQPYMPMNGYPMMNPYPKHSVIPKQPGGMQSLMNSFKSQDGSVDFNKMVNTAGTMVNAVNQVSSLVKGFGGFFKA; this comes from the coding sequence ATGTTTGGTACAAAAAGACCAAAACATCATGTTAACTATGGATACTCGGGGCAAATGATGCACCAAGTTCCTATTGGTCAACAATGGAACCAACAGTATTCTAATTATAGAAATCAACAACCAATGCCCTACCAATCACAGCCCCAATATTATGATTGGATGGCCATCCAACAACAAAACCCTTACTATCCGCAAGGCATGCAGCAATATGCTCAAAGTCTTCAACCCGGATTTGCATCACAAAATGTGTCATATCCCAATCAGCAGTATACACAAAAGGATTCACAATTCCTATTTCAAAACCCGCTGCAGCCAAAGGATCAACCGCAACCCTATATGCCAATGAATGGTTACCCGATGATGAACCCATATCCAAAACACAGTGTCATACCAAAACAACCTGGAGGAATGCAATCTTTAATGAATTCCTTTAAGTCGCAGGACGGTTCAGTAGACTTTAATAAAATGGTCAATACTGCGGGAACAATGGTGAATGCTGTGAATCAAGTTTCATCACTTGTTAAAGGGTTTGGCGGCTTCTTTAAAGCATAA